One window of Jannaschia sp. CCS1 genomic DNA carries:
- a CDS encoding aminotransferase class I/II-fold pyridoxal phosphate-dependent enzyme, which translates to MVFPERFSNLPDYAFPRLRTLLDSHEPGAEPIAMTIGEPRHDFPPWIAEIIGQNLHGFGKYPENDGTLSLRTAQADWLGRRYGVDVDPARQILALNGTREGLYNACMSLCPERKNGQKPVVLTPNPFYQVYAVAALSVGAEPIYLPATEATGDLPDFHAVDPAILDRTAIAYICSPANPQGAVASEAYWEGLIALAEQHDFKIFADECYCEIYRDSPPPGALEIAHKMGADPERVMVFHSLSKRSNLPGLRSGFCAGGPESIARMKTLRAYAGAPLPMPLQAVAEAVWTDEDHVIDNRNLYRVKYKIADDILGDVQGYKGPEAGFFLWLPVQDAEQATLKLWQETGVRVLPGSYLAREVDGVTPGHDKIRVAMVAEKEEMRRGLKTLRKTLYE; encoded by the coding sequence ATGGTGTTCCCTGAGCGGTTTTCGAACCTCCCAGACTATGCGTTTCCGCGTTTGCGGACCCTTTTGGATTCCCATGAACCGGGCGCCGAGCCGATTGCCATGACCATTGGCGAGCCGCGCCATGATTTTCCGCCTTGGATCGCAGAGATCATTGGGCAGAACCTCCACGGTTTTGGAAAATACCCCGAAAACGATGGCACGTTGTCACTGCGCACGGCGCAGGCGGATTGGCTGGGGCGGCGGTATGGCGTGGATGTTGATCCGGCGCGGCAGATCCTCGCTTTGAACGGCACGCGGGAGGGCTTGTATAATGCCTGCATGTCGCTGTGCCCTGAGCGCAAGAACGGCCAAAAGCCCGTGGTTCTGACGCCCAATCCGTTCTATCAGGTGTATGCCGTCGCGGCTTTGTCCGTGGGCGCGGAGCCGATTTACCTGCCCGCCACGGAAGCCACTGGAGATCTGCCGGATTTCCACGCCGTGGACCCTGCGATCCTGGATCGCACGGCCATTGCCTACATCTGTTCCCCCGCGAACCCGCAGGGCGCCGTGGCGTCTGAGGCCTATTGGGAAGGCCTGATTGCGCTGGCCGAGCAGCATGATTTCAAGATCTTCGCTGATGAATGCTATTGTGAAATCTACCGCGATAGCCCGCCCCCGGGTGCTTTGGAGATTGCGCACAAGATGGGTGCGGACCCGGAACGGGTGATGGTGTTTCACTCGCTCTCCAAACGCTCCAATCTGCCCGGATTGCGCAGCGGCTTTTGCGCGGGTGGCCCAGAGAGTATCGCGCGGATGAAGACCTTGCGCGCCTATGCCGGTGCGCCCCTGCCGATGCCCCTGCAGGCGGTGGCAGAGGCGGTTTGGACCGATGAGGATCACGTCATCGACAACCGCAACCTTTACCGGGTGAAATACAAGATTGCCGACGACATCCTTGGTGATGTCCAGGGCTACAAGGGCCCCGAGGCGGGGTTTTTCCTGTGGCTTCCGGTCCAGGATGCGGAACAAGCCACATTGAAACTGTGGCAAGAGACCGGCGTGCGTGTGCTGCCCGGATCCTATCTCGCGCGCGAAGTGGACGGGGTGACCCCCGGCCACGACAAGATCCGCGTCGCGATGGTTGCTGAAAAAGAAGAAATGCGTCGGGGGCTGAAAACGCTCCGCAAGACGCTGTATGAGTGA